Part of the Terrisporobacter glycolicus ATCC 14880 = DSM 1288 genome is shown below.
GCTAGTGCTTTTAACATCGTGGATTTACCACTTCCATTTTTACCTATTATTCCTAATATATGACCTTCCTCAACTTTAAAAGAAACATCATTTACTGCTTTAAATTTCTTCACATCTACTTTTTTTAGTTTTAATAAATTTCTTTTTATTGAATAAGCTTTTAAACTTTTATATGTAATACTTAAATCATTCACTTCTATGGCTATTGATTTTTCTGACATTATATCACCTTCACATAACTATTTTCGTTTTTGTATATTGTTTTTACTCCTATTACTGATATTATTATTCCTATAATCATCCAAAGTAGCAATAACTTTCTTGATGGAGTTTCTCCATATAGCAAGCATTTTCTTAATGAAGATAGTATAAATGCTATTGGGTTACATTTTAATAATATATCTGAATAGGGAGAATCAATTCGAGATTCTATTGAATAGAAAATCCCAGTCATATAAAATACTGCCCTTAATACAATGTTTACTACATTAGACAGATCTTCTACGAATACCCCAAAATGTAATAATATAGTCATAAAAGCAAAATTAATTATTAAAAGAGTCATCATTATAGGTATAAAGTACAATACATTTGGTGTTATTTCAACCTTACTTATAATCATCATAATAATTACAATTCCCAGTGAAATACACATTTTAAACCCATTTACACACATTTTTGAAAGTATAAGTATAAATTTAGGTATATATACTTTAGATACTATCGCCTTATTTTTCTTAACCATTGTAATACTTTGTTTCATATTTCTATTAAAGAAATCCCAGGCTGTTATACCAACAAATATAAACACTAAAAAATGTTCTTCTTTAGAATTAAATACAACGCCAAATATAAAAGCATAAATCATCATAAAACACAAAGGCTCTAATACCCACCAAACCCAGTTTAGATATGAATTTGATACTTCTGCTTTAAGTTCTGATTTAGCTGAATAAATAGTATAATTATAATATTTTTTAACATCATTAATAAATCGTCCCATATTTTTTCTCTCCTCTAACAAATATATCTTTGTCTAAATTCCTTTTTGATAATTCTTTAAATCATTATAAATTCTTTTACAACCGTTATAATCACTAAATTCAAATAAATCATTAGCTATTTTTATATAGTAATTCAATTTTATAATTTTTTCATATTTATAAATAATTCATCAACCAGGCAACTATTATTATAACATATTTTTCCAAAATTCACCTTATTATATGAAAATCCGCTTTTTTTATAGCATGATAACAATTCAGGATTTTGATAACAAAATATAGATTTTTTCATCTATACAAAATCCAACTAGTACTTAATAGTTATTTGCATTTAAACCGTGCTCCGTAGGTATTTTCTATTAATTTATTATACATTTTAAATCACTCTGTATAATTAGACACCGAGTAATAAAGCTTTATTTCTTCTTTTTCTTCAATAGCAATAAATACTCACTTTTTCATGATATAGCGATTAAAATTTGTTTTTGTTGTTAATTGTTAATCTATTATATATTGGTAGACTAGTTAGTTTTAGCATAAATTTATACCTCTACTTCTTAGTCCTGTTTTTTTCTATATATTAATTACATACTTACATTGC
Proteins encoded:
- a CDS encoding ABC transporter permease: MGRFINDVKKYYNYTIYSAKSELKAEVSNSYLNWVWWVLEPLCFMMIYAFIFGVVFNSKEEHFLVFIFVGITAWDFFNRNMKQSITMVKKNKAIVSKVYIPKFILILSKMCVNGFKMCISLGIVIIMMIISKVEITPNVLYFIPIMMTLLIINFAFMTILLHFGVFVEDLSNVVNIVLRAVFYMTGIFYSIESRIDSPYSDILLKCNPIAFILSSLRKCLLYGETPSRKLLLLWMIIGIIISVIGVKTIYKNENSYVKVI